The region GATGTTGGAACGTTTACTGAGCGTGATGCTCTCCAGTGGATTCCTACAACCAGAAAAGCTGGGCCGGACTCGTTTTGGCTTGAGGTAAGCGGGCATTCAATGACAGCCCCGCCAGGAACAAGACCAAGCTTCCCAGAAGGTATGTTGATTTTAGTTGATCCATCTGAGGATGTTGAACCAGGGGATTTTTGTGTTGCCGGCATACACAACGATTCAGAGGTTACTTTTAAGCGTTTCGTTCGAGAAGATGGTCAACCATGGCTGGAACCGCTAAACCCAAACCCTCGCTACCAAAGCATACCCTGTAATGAAAACTGCAGGATCATAGGCAAAGTAGTAAAAGCCCAATGGCCAGAAGATACTTTTGATTAACCCTACCCACCCTTGAAGGCCGCAAATTATGCGGCCTTTTTTTTATCTAGTGGTTACTAAAATTACATGATGTAATTTATTTCCTCTTAATATTCATACACTTTGTACAAAAAGATGAAAATAATGTACGTTGCGTATAGACACAGGCATGTACGTTTTGTAGTATTCATTCATCGGCAAATAACGGAGCCTAAAATGAATACTGAAACACTTAAATCAGAAAACGGTACGATTCATCAATTAGCTATGGATATTGATCGCGTCATTAACGCGCTTGAATATGCTGAGTCAGATCCTGAGGTAGCATACAAACCCGCAGCACTCATTAAAATCTGTATCAATCAGCTCAAAAAAAATCTATCAGTTTTAAATAACGATCTTGGGCACGATTGGCCGGAGAATAAGTCATGAATAATGAAATGGTTACTTTGAATAAAGAAGAAACTAGCAGAACAATTCTCGACTGGTCACATGATTTGCGTTGCTGCTCATGTTCATTATGGCTTCTTCTTGAGAATATGACGAGTATTGAAGAAGAACGAGAGCACGCACTTATTACTCTAGTAGT is a window of Enterobacter cloacae complex sp. ECNIH7 DNA encoding:
- a CDS encoding LexA family protein gives rise to the protein MKKHWNELAKTRLAALGMTQAELSEKMGVTQGAMGHWLNGRRSPSLADVGSIFQILGISGASINPDGTFTVSEDLTLPPVKQQYEYPLFTTVQAGQFADVGTFTERDALQWIPTTRKAGPDSFWLEVSGHSMTAPPGTRPSFPEGMLILVDPSEDVEPGDFCVAGIHNDSEVTFKRFVREDGQPWLEPLNPNPRYQSIPCNENCRIIGKVVKAQWPEDTFD